In Pseudochaenichthys georgianus chromosome 6, fPseGeo1.2, whole genome shotgun sequence, a single window of DNA contains:
- the phlda2 gene encoding pleckstrin homology-like domain family A member 2, whose amino-acid sequence MKMSAAEISQVLKEGELEKRSDNLLQFWKRKTCVLTTDSLNIYADTQKRSKGKELKLQSIKKVDCVERTGKFVYFTIVTTDDKEIDFRCSGEENCWNAVITMALIDFQNRKAIQDFKTRQDNESASPGQQERRMARAP is encoded by the coding sequence ATGAAAATGTCGGCGGCAGAGATCAGCCAGGTCCTCAAAGAGGGAGAGCTGGAGAAGAGGAGCGACAACCTGCTCCAGTTCTGGAAGAGGAAGACGTGCGTCCTGACCACGGACAGCCTCAACATTTACGCCGACACGCAGAAGCGCTCCAAGGGCAAGGAGCTCAAGCTGCAGTCCATCAAGAAGGTGGACTGCGTGGAGCGCACCGGCAAGTTCGTCTACTTCACCATCGTGACCACAGACGATAAGGAGATCGATTTCCGGTGCTCGGGGGAGGAGAACTGCTGGAACGCGGTGATCACCATGGCTCTGATTGATTTCCAGAACAGAAAAGCCATCCAGGACTTTAAAACGCGGCAGGACAATGAGAGCGCATCGCCCGGACAGCAGGAGAGGCGGATGGCGAGGGCGCCCTGA